In the Gopherus flavomarginatus isolate rGopFla2 chromosome 6, rGopFla2.mat.asm, whole genome shotgun sequence genome, one interval contains:
- the MFSD13A gene encoding transmembrane protein 180, whose amino-acid sequence MGLRVLGCLFNLPTAVIYGSLSLFVSILHNVFLLYYVDTFVSVYKIDKLSFWIGETVFLIWNSLNDPLFGWLSDRVFLSTQQSGVEISSPEVILKRLKALSHNGPLFAISFLAFWVSWAHPGLQFLLCLCLYDSFLTVVDLNHNALLADLAVSAKDRTSLNFYCSLFSAIGSLSVFMSYAVWNKEDFFSFRIFCVVLALCSVAGFTLATWLLRQRFETEVKVKWDQESTLKELYIEQPSAPLEKRITLGEYLKQLSRHHNFLWFVCMNLVQVFHCHFNSNFFPLFLEHLLSDRISLSTGSFLLGISYIAPHLNNLYFLSLCQRCGVYAVVRGLFFLKLALSIIMLLAGPDQVHLLCIFVASNRVFTEGTCKLLNLVVTDLVDEDFVLNRRKQAASALLFGMVALVTKPGQTFAPLIGTWLLCTYTGYDIFQRAPLSNVVSAQPKLMSNAAWEPTLRQGCFYLLVFIPITCALLQLLSWSQFSLHGRRLQTVKSQRQSLTQSRSREIKMI is encoded by the exons ATGGGTTTGCGAGTGTTGGGCTGTCTCTTTAATTTACCCACTGCTGTGATCTATGGGTCCCTGTCGctctttgtttccattttgcaCAATGTGTTCCTCCTATATTACGTGGACACCTTTGTTTCTGTTTACAAGATTGATAAACTGTCCTTTTGGATTGGGGAG ACAGTGTTTCTAATTTGGAACAGCCTCAATGACCCTCTCTTCGGCTGGTTGAGCGACCGGGTATTTCTTAGCACACAACA GTCAGGGGTGGAGATCTCCTCACCAGAAGTCATTCTTAAGAGACTTAAGGCACTGAGCCACAATGGGCCCCTTTTTGCCATCTCTTTCCTGGCTTTCTGGGTTTCATGGGCCCATCCAGGTCTCCAATtcctcctctgcctctgcctctatGACAGCTTTCTTACCGTGGTGGATCTCAACCACAATGCCTTGCTCGCAGACCTTGCTGTTTCTGCAAAGGACAGGACTAGCCTAAATTTCTACTGTTCGCTTTTTAGTGCCATcggttccctctcagtcttcatgTCCTATGCAGTGTGGAACAAAGAAGACTTCTTTTCTTTCCGGATATTTTGTGTGGTGCTAGCTCTCTGCTCTGTTGCTGGGTTTACTCTGGCAACGTGGTTGCTAAGACAACGATTTGAGACTGAAGTGAAAGTGAAATGGGACCAAGAGTCGACTTTAAAAGA ATTGTACATTGAGCAACCATCTGCCCCGCTGGAGAAGAGGATTACACTGGGCGAATACCTCAAACAGCTGTCCCGGCACCACAACTTCCTCTGGTTCGTCTGTATGAACCTAGTACAG GTTTTTCACTGCCACTTTAACAGCAACTTCTTCCCTCTCTTCTTGGAACACTTGCTGTCGGATCGGATCTCTCTCTCTACAGGATCCTTCCTACTAG GTATTTCCTACATCGCCCCTCATCTCAACAACCTCTATTTTCTGTCTCTCTGTCAAAGATGTGGGGTTTACGCGGTGGTGCGAGGGCTCTTCTTCCTGaagctggctctcagcatcatcATGCTTCTAGCTGGACCCGACCAGGTGCATCTTCTCTGCATCTTCGTAGCCAG TAACCGGGTGTTCACGGAAGGAACCTGCAAGCTGCTGAACCTGGTTGTCACTGACCTGGTGGATGAGGATTTTGTCTTGAACCGCAGAAAGCAGGCCGCCTCGGCGCTGTTGTTTGGGATGGTTGCCTTGGTAACCAAGCCTGGCCAGACCTTTGCCCCCCTGATTGGCACCTGGTTGCTCTGTACTTATACTG GTTATGACATTTTCCAGCGGGCCCCTCTGAGCAACGTGGTGAGCGCCCAACCGAAGCTGATGTCCAATGCAGCCTGGGAACCAACTCTGCGCCAGGGCTGCTTTTACCTCCTCGTCTTCATCCCCATCACATGTGCATTActgcagctcctcagctggtcgCAGTTCAGCCTGCATGGAAGGCGCCTCCAGACGGTCAAGTCCCAGCGCCAGAGCCTGACTCAGAGTCGATCACGAGAGATCAAAATGATCTAG
- the ACTR1A gene encoding alpha-centractin codes for MASAGPGKSPGNTCEICCLSLKYNLSLLCCSYATGRTTGVVLDSGDGVTHAVPIYEGFAMPHSIMRIDIAGRDVSRFLRLYLRKEGYDFHTSSEFEIVKTIKERACYLSINPQKDETLETEKAQYYLPDGSTIEIGPARFRAPELLFRPDLIGEECEGLHEVLVFAVQKSDMDLRRTLFSNIVLSGGSTLFKGFGDRLLSEVKKLAPKDVKIRISAPQERLYSTWIGGSILASLDTFKKMWVSKKEYEEDGTRAIHRKTF; via the exons ATGGCGTCAGCTGGGCCAGGTAAAAGTCCAGGTAACACTTGTGAAATTTGCTGCCTGTCTCTCAAATACAATCTTTCCCTCCTTTGTTGCAGTTACGCTACAGGGAGAACCACAGGGGTGGTGCTGGACTCCGGAGATGGCGTTACCCATGCAGTTCCTATTTACGAAGGGTTTGCTATGCCTCACTCCATTATGCGGATCGATATCGCTGGCCGCGATGTATCCCGCTTCCTTCGCCTCTATCTGCGGAAAGAAGGCTACGACTTCCACACGTCATCAGAGTTCGAGATCGTCAAAACCATCAAAGAG CGTGCCTGTTACCTGTCAATAAACCCACAGAAGGACGAGACGTTAGAGACCGAGAAAGCCCAGTACTACCTGCCAGATGGAAGCACTATTGAG ATCGGCCCTGCCCGTTTCCGAGCCCCCGAGTTACTGTTCCGGCCTGACCTGATTGGAGAAGAGTGTGAGGGGCTGCACGAGGTGTTGGTGTTCGCGGTTCAGAAATCGGACATGGACCTGCGGCGAACACTCTTCTCCAACATTGTGCTGTCTGGGGGCTCCACGCTCTTCAAAG GCTTTGGAGACAGGCTCTTGAGCGAAGTGAAGAAACTAGCACCCAAGGACGTCAAAATAAGG ATATCTGCTCCTCAGGAGAGATTATATTCCACGTGGATTGG TGGGTCTATTCTGGCCTCGTTGGACACCTTTAAGAAAATGTGGGTTTCAAAGAAGGAATACGAGGAAGATGGAACCCGTGCCATCCACCGGAAAACCTTCTAG